A segment of the Marmota flaviventris isolate mMarFla1 chromosome 2, mMarFla1.hap1, whole genome shotgun sequence genome:
GCTCCTCCCCTTCCAGAGTACTCCCTGGTCCCGGCCGGCAGCATGGCAGTGCTTTTAGTGACGCCCCTGCGTCCAGCCCAGAAGCCATGGAGGAGATAAGGTAGCCCCTGAGCAGATGGGGAGGCCCAGCTCAATGGATACAAAATACAAAGATGACTTATTTCGCAAGTACGTGCAGTTCCACGAGAGCAAAGTGGACGCCACCCCCAGCAAGCCGCGGCCCGGCAGTGATGAGCACCTGCGGGTGGCGGCCTCGACCCTGCTCAGCCTGCACAAGGTGGATCCCTTTTATCGATTCCGGCTGATCCAGTTCTACGAGGTGGTGGAGAGCTCCCTGCGTGCGCTCAGCTCTTCCAGCCTGCGGGCCCTGCACTGCGCCTTCAGCCTGCTGGAGACCGTGGCCATCAACCTCTTCCTCTACCCGTGGAAGAAGGAGTTCCGCAGCATCAAGGTGAGGCCAGGGCCGGGGGCTGCACTGCCTTCTTTCTCCTTGCCCCTTCCAGAGGGCCAGTGTCCCTGGggcccctgccccccacccctgctctcaGAGCCCCCGGTTTCAAGCAGGCTGAGAGCTGGTTTGGACTCAGTGGTCCCAGTGGTGGTGGGGCAGAGAGGGTAGCAGGGAGGGCACTGGAGGGCACCAGGTCAGGCGGTTAAGACTGCTGTGCTCTTCAGAGCTTCGCAGAAAAGCCAGGAGGGAATGCTTTCTGCCTAGAGCTAAATCCCCTCTCTCCACCCATGTTTGTCTTTGCTTCTTGTCATGTGGACCAGAGTCTTTGTACCCTGCAGAGAAAGTGCTGGCCGGCAGCAGCCTCTGCCTCCGCAGGGGAGCGGGAGTCCCTCCGCTTCCCACTGCCCCTCACCCACCTCAGGCCTGAGCCTTCGCTGCTCTGCGGTCTCTGGTCTTTGGgtgcctctgagcaacacccgcctcttctcccttcctcctccctagACCTACACAGGCCCTTTTGTCTACTACGTCAAGTCGGCGCTGCTGGAAGAGGACGTCCAGGCCATCCTCAGCCACCTGGGCTACGTGCCTGAGCTGGGGGCTGCGTACAGGCTCAAGGAGTTCGTGGAGACCCTGCAGGTGAAGATGGTCTCCTTCGAGCTCTTTCTAGCCAAGGTCGAGTGCGAGCAGATGCTGGAGATCCACTCGCAGGTGAAGGACAAGGGCTACTCGGAGCTGGACGTGGTGCGCGAGCGCAAGAGCAGCACGGAGGACGTGCGCGGCTGCTCGGATGCGCTGCGGCGGCGGGCTGAGGGCAGGGAGCACCTGACCACGTCCATGGCCCGTGTGGCCCTCCAGAAGTCTGCCAGCGAGCGGGCAGCCAAGGACTACTGCAAGCCCCGTGTGACCAAGCCGTCCAGGTCCGTGGACGCCTATGACAGCTACCGCGAGAGCAGGAAGCCACCCCCAAAGGCCTCGCTGAGCTTGCGGAGGGAGCCCGTGGTCACAGACCTAGGGGACGGCCTGGAGGACGAGATCATCCGCCCATCCCCCTCACTCCTGACCATGTCCAGCTCCCCCCACGGCAGTCCAGATGACCTTCCACCCACCTCCCCCAACAATGGCCTCGGTCTGCTGCGCAGCACGTACTTCTCCGCTCAGGATGACGTGGATCTGTACACGGACTCGGAACCCAGGGCCACCTACCGCAGGCAGGACGCTCTGCGACAGGATGTGTGGCTGGTCAGAAATGATGCCCACCCCCTCTACCACAAGCGCTCACCCCCCGCCAAAGAGTCCGCCCTCTCCAAGTGCCAAAACTGCGGCCTGTCCTGCagctcctccctctgccagcGCTGCGACAGCCTGCTCGTCTGTCCTCCGGCCTCCAAGCCCAGCGCCTTCCCCAGCAAGGCCTCTGCCCACGATATGTCTCTGCGGGAGAAGTATGCAAGCCAGACTCAGGGCTTCGACCGGTTGCCACCCCTCCACTCGAAGCCCAAGCCCTCCGCCACCGCCACCTCCCGCTGCGGCTTCTGCAACCGCCCAGGTGCCACCAATACCTGCACCCAGTGTTCAAAAGTCTCCTGCGACACCTGCCTCAGCGCCTACCATTACGACCCCTGCTGCAAAAAGAATGAGCTGCACAAGTTCATACCCAACAACCAGCTGAACTACAAGTCGACGCAGTTCTCCCATCTCGTGTACAGATAGACCCCCTGCACTTCCCCCTACAAGGGCTACGCCACTGACCTTCCGGTTCCTGGTGAAGAAGTGTGAAGCTGCtcagagcagagctgctgcaCTTGACTCCCTGGGTGGTGGGACCAGCCGGCTTCCCCGCCTGAGCGCTCACTTACGACTCACTGCAGCTGTCTGCAAGGGAGAGGGTGACACTTCCGTTCAGATTCTTTTGGCTGATCACTCCCTGTTCAGCTGGGTTcgggttttatttttcctttcaagagGGTTTCTGTCCTGGGACTGCCCCGCCCACTGCGAAGCCAGCTTGGACTGGGAAAGACCCTTTGGGTCGTGTCCAAGTGTCCACTTGAAGCAGCGAGCTAGAGGCCTGTTGGCTTGTGAAATGAGCCCTCCTGCCACACTGGGCCTCTCCTGATGGC
Coding sequences within it:
- the Spata2 gene encoding spermatogenesis-associated protein 2 gives rise to the protein MGRPSSMDTKYKDDLFRKYVQFHESKVDATPSKPRPGSDEHLRVAASTLLSLHKVDPFYRFRLIQFYEVVESSLRALSSSSLRALHCAFSLLETVAINLFLYPWKKEFRSIKTYTGPFVYYVKSALLEEDVQAILSHLGYVPELGAAYRLKEFVETLQVKMVSFELFLAKVECEQMLEIHSQVKDKGYSELDVVRERKSSTEDVRGCSDALRRRAEGREHLTTSMARVALQKSASERAAKDYCKPRVTKPSRSVDAYDSYRESRKPPPKASLSLRREPVVTDLGDGLEDEIIRPSPSLLTMSSSPHGSPDDLPPTSPNNGLGLLRSTYFSAQDDVDLYTDSEPRATYRRQDALRQDVWLVRNDAHPLYHKRSPPAKESALSKCQNCGLSCSSSLCQRCDSLLVCPPASKPSAFPSKASAHDMSLREKYASQTQGFDRLPPLHSKPKPSATATSRCGFCNRPGATNTCTQCSKVSCDTCLSAYHYDPCCKKNELHKFIPNNQLNYKSTQFSHLVYR